A portion of the Candida dubliniensis CD36 chromosome R, complete sequence genome contains these proteins:
- a CDS encoding mitochondrial 37S ribosomal protein RSM19 (Similar to S. cerevisiae RSM19), translating to MIPTITRLGARSVWKGPHIVPLPVANAIKNKTPIRTKARNCTIIPQFVGLKFEVHNGKEYVELEVTDDMVGSKLGEFAATRKRFMYKYSKN from the coding sequence ATGATACCAACTATAACAAGATTAGGTGCTCGTTCTGTTTGGAAGGGACCACATATTGTACCATTACCTGTTGCCAATgcaatcaaaaataaaacaccTATAAGAACTAAAGCTAGGAATTGCACAATTATTCCAcaatttgttggtttgaAATTCGAAGTACACAATGGGAAAGAATACGTCGAGTTGGAAGTGACCGACGATATGGTAGGCTCAAAATTGGGTGAGTTTGCTGCAACAAGAAAGAGATTCATGTATAAATATTCcaagaattaa
- a CDS encoding protein phosphatase, putative (Similar to S. cerevisiae PTC6), which translates to MSIRSRQLLPPSLSFVRHVSQTVTFTAMDISSSGGFSHKQPSKVGKLIVPILKSPSHLGHSTSRVNRLYNEDKYIANLLQIKESQIFNFSIFDGHGGDQCSTYLAENLSQALEDSDQLVENDNDRQDLFKKYAKNVGGYWKRWYKHRDNTVANWEKERIKLKNFLSDDLATRVPLAFLNADYNFFSQEQKSGSTCTSALIETIYSKPGTFQPFFENYYFNRHTISRLSIGHLGDTRAILADKNGLAHTLTTDHHPSNPIEAKRLRKYAANFFMTDSFGEERFVALANTRAFGDVDYKEVGVTAEPDFNQYIIGDSDAMKQFLTPDEIEKYTVGGLGGDESFLILCSDGVTNILTDQEIADIVLTHVNLKGQTVATPQYCAEQVIKFVEFVGGDDNATCLVIRLNGWGNWPIIDRTGELRQARLDDYNPRGGRG; encoded by the coding sequence ATGTCAATACGCAGCAGACAACTCCTACCACCCAGCTTGAGTTTTGTACGCCATGTTTCACAAACAGTTACATTCACAGCAATGGACATATCATCCAGTGGTGGCTTTTCCCACAAACAACCATCAAAAGTGGGGAAGTTGATTGTTCCTATTCTAAAAAGTCCTTCTCACTTGGGACATTCTACTAGTCGAGTCAATCGTTTGTACAACGAGGACAAGTATATTGCCAATTTGCTACAAATCAAAGAGTCACagatatttaattttagtATTTTCGATGGTCATGGCGGTGACCAATGCTCGACATACTTGGCAGAAAACTTATCGCAAGCATTAGAGGATCTGGATCAATTAGTTGAGAATGATAATGACCGTCAAGATTTGTTCAAAAAATACGCCAAGAATGTTGGTGGGTATTGGAAACGGTGGTATAAACATCGCGATAACACTGTTGCCAATTGGGAGAAGGAACGaataaaactaaagaaTTTTCTTTCTGATGATTTAGCAACAAGAGTGCCTCTTGCGTTTTTGAATGCCGACTACAATTTTTTCAGTCAAGAACAAAAGTCAGGCTCTACTTGTACATCAGCACTTATTGAAACCATTTATTCGAAACCAGGAACCTTCCAAccattttttgaaaattattatttcaataGACACACAATTTCCAGGCTAAGCATTGGACATTTGGGTGACACCAGGGCTATATTGGCTGACAAGAACGGGTTGGCCCATACACTAACCACTGATCATCATCCACTGAACCCAATCGAGGCTAAAAGATTGAGAAAATATGCagcaaatttttttatgaCAGATTCCTTTGGCGAAGAAAGATTTGTTGCATTGGCAAACACACGAGCTTTTGGTGATGTTGATTACAAAGAAGTCGGAGTGACAGCAGAACCCGATTTCAATCAATACATAATTGGCGATCTGGACGCCATGAAACAGTTTTTAACTCCTGATGAAATCGAGAAATACACTGTAGGAGGATTGGGCGGAGACGAAAGTTTCCTTATCTTGTGCAGTGATGGGGTAACGAATATATTAACGGATCAGGAAATCGCTGATATTGTGCTCACACATGTAAACTTAAAAGGTCAAACAGTGGCCACCCCACAGTATTGCGCAGAACAAGTTATCAAATTTGTTGAGTTTGTGGGAGGTGATGATAACGCAACATGCTTGGTCATAAGATTGAACGGTTGGGGTAATTGGCCAATTATAGATAGAACTGGAGAATTAAGACAAGCTAGACTTGATGATTACAATCCAAGAGGCGGAAGAGGATAG